The following are encoded together in the Streptomyces tsukubensis genome:
- a CDS encoding TetR/AcrR family transcriptional regulator yields the protein MRANGAAHQENDPVEPPGRRPYHAPRRTKAAAETREAILGAATRLFVDRGYAKVTVAEVAREAGTAVPTVYASTGGKGAILTLLTEEGLRTTAATETLALVRETGVAREALTAATHGTRLDNESHHRLVRVMVSAAHTDGHAAEALARANHEYREGLAAVTRRLCELDALRSGLTSEVATDILWFYLGHHSWHELVVERGWSWDTTETWLAGQVTAALLPEENGG from the coding sequence GTGCGGGCGAACGGTGCCGCGCACCAGGAGAACGACCCCGTGGAGCCGCCGGGCCGACGGCCTTACCACGCGCCTCGCCGCACGAAGGCGGCCGCGGAGACCAGGGAGGCGATCCTCGGTGCGGCGACACGGCTCTTCGTCGACCGCGGGTACGCCAAGGTCACCGTCGCCGAGGTGGCGCGCGAGGCGGGAACGGCCGTGCCCACGGTGTACGCGAGCACCGGCGGCAAGGGCGCCATCCTCACACTCCTCACCGAGGAAGGCCTGCGGACCACGGCGGCCACGGAGACGCTCGCCCTGGTGCGCGAGACCGGGGTGGCGCGCGAGGCGCTCACCGCGGCGACCCACGGCACCCGCCTGGACAACGAGTCGCACCACCGTCTCGTCCGCGTGATGGTGAGCGCGGCGCACACCGACGGGCACGCCGCCGAGGCACTGGCCCGCGCGAACCACGAGTACCGCGAAGGTCTCGCCGCCGTGACCCGCCGCCTGTGCGAACTGGACGCGCTGCGGTCCGGCCTCACGTCCGAGGTGGCCACGGACATCCTCTGGTTCTACCTCGGCCACCACTCCTGGCACGAGTTGGTCGTAGAACGCGGCTGGAGCTGGGACACCACCGAGACATGGCTCGCAGGCCAGGTCACGGCGGCCCTGCTGCCCGAGGAGAACGGAGGCTGA
- a CDS encoding cupin domain-containing protein, with translation MSHIPSLSINPDHPDRQYVLGQDLWISILTSAEETGGRHDVTDSFMPAGGTTPLHAHTRYEERLWVSSGSLTVWAGAEKVTLRSGDFYTIPLNVPHAIAAGADGARALNISTPAGFAEVIARAGTPLQLATEATTLDAELFQAIGTELGDIILGPPGATPADLPREPRVRG, from the coding sequence GTGAGTCACATCCCTTCCCTGTCCATCAACCCGGACCACCCTGACCGCCAGTACGTACTCGGTCAGGACCTGTGGATCTCGATCCTCACCTCTGCCGAGGAGACCGGGGGCCGCCACGACGTGACGGATTCCTTCATGCCTGCGGGCGGGACCACGCCGCTGCACGCCCACACCAGGTACGAGGAGAGGCTCTGGGTCTCCTCCGGCTCGCTGACGGTCTGGGCGGGGGCCGAGAAGGTGACTCTGCGCTCGGGGGACTTCTACACCATTCCCCTGAACGTTCCGCACGCGATAGCGGCCGGCGCCGACGGCGCCCGAGCACTCAACATCTCCACGCCCGCCGGTTTCGCCGAGGTCATCGCCCGCGCGGGAACGCCGCTCCAACTGGCGACCGAGGCGACCACGCTCGACGCGGAACTGTTCCAGGCGATCGGTACGGAGCTGGGCGACATCATCCTCGGCCCGCCAGGAGCCACCCCCGCCGACCTTCCGCGGGAGCCCCGGGTGCGCGGCTGA
- a CDS encoding phthiocerol/phthiodiolone dimycocerosyl transferase family protein, producing the protein MTESQGRIIRPLGAFERTIDFYMRRNPVQFSLVAEVDRHVSADAVTAALRAVRGRHPLLGAEVDQTAPEAVFRVSEGAIPLETAVDGTPWRSVVAAEQTRPVPAAPGPLARAVLVPGDSGCAVVLTFAHQIADGVGGLRALLDLVAALDGEKLAPCEVPEALEDLLATVDAGGAASAGGTADAGGGASVGGGVGGAPPVGDAPSPVDTAPSADTSPSADTSPSVDTAPSADTPPSADARMNAAGELAPFSGRRPYVDSLALDKGLTARLAHRCHLEGTSVHAALCAAAAVVFHGRGRDFVRVLSPVDLRRAADLPDDVVVRFAGARTGSVARDARDFWALARHTREQLAGQRTLPALRAGAGALAAHAPSSCDEAEAMMAAATAADIQITNLGVAQPGSQTPSSLTALWGPAQITQMRGEHVLGVVTVGGQLRMTELTHDPVAGLVPEMGAVLAEACAE; encoded by the coding sequence ATGACCGAGAGCCAGGGACGCATCATCCGGCCGCTGGGCGCCTTCGAGCGGACCATCGACTTCTACATGCGACGCAACCCGGTGCAGTTCTCCCTGGTCGCCGAGGTCGATCGGCACGTATCGGCGGACGCTGTGACGGCGGCGCTGCGGGCGGTGCGGGGCCGACACCCGTTGCTCGGCGCGGAGGTCGACCAGACGGCCCCCGAGGCGGTGTTCCGGGTGTCCGAGGGCGCGATCCCTCTGGAGACGGCCGTCGACGGCACCCCTTGGCGATCGGTCGTCGCCGCCGAGCAGACACGGCCCGTCCCCGCGGCGCCGGGCCCCCTGGCTCGTGCCGTGCTCGTACCCGGAGACTCCGGCTGCGCTGTGGTGCTCACCTTCGCGCACCAGATCGCCGACGGCGTCGGTGGTCTACGGGCCCTGCTGGACCTGGTGGCGGCCCTGGACGGCGAGAAACTGGCGCCGTGCGAGGTGCCTGAAGCGCTGGAGGACCTCCTCGCCACGGTGGACGCCGGTGGCGCCGCGAGTGCGGGCGGTACCGCGGACGCGGGCGGCGGCGCGAGTGTCGGCGGCGGCGTGGGTGGCGCGCCGCCGGTGGGTGACGCGCCGTCTCCGGTTGACACTGCGCCTTCGGCTGACACATCGCCTTCGGCTGACACATCGCCTTCGGTTGATACTGCGCCTTCGGCTGACACACCGCCTTCGGCTGACGCGCGGATGAACGCCGCGGGGGAGCTGGCACCTTTCTCGGGACGCAGGCCGTACGTCGACTCCCTCGCCCTGGACAAGGGGCTGACCGCACGGCTCGCCCACCGCTGTCACCTGGAGGGCACATCCGTGCACGCGGCCCTGTGCGCCGCCGCCGCGGTGGTGTTCCACGGGCGGGGCCGCGACTTCGTACGGGTCCTGAGCCCGGTGGACCTGCGCAGGGCCGCCGACCTGCCGGACGACGTGGTGGTCCGGTTCGCGGGCGCCAGGACGGGGAGCGTCGCACGGGACGCGCGCGACTTCTGGGCGCTCGCCAGGCACACCCGTGAACAACTCGCGGGACAGCGCACACTCCCCGCGCTGCGGGCCGGTGCCGGGGCTCTGGCCGCACACGCCCCTTCGAGCTGCGACGAGGCGGAGGCGATGATGGCGGCGGCCACCGCGGCCGACATCCAGATCACCAACCTCGGCGTGGCACAGCCGGGTTCACAGACCCCGAGTTCGCTCACCGCCCTGTGGGGACCGGCCCAGATCACGCAGATGCGAGGAGAGCACGTCCTCGGCGTCGTGACGGTCGGCGGGCAACTGCGGATGACGGAACTGACCCACGACCCTGTCGCGGGGCTCGTCCCCGAGATGGGCGCCGTACTGGCCGAGGCGTGCGCCGAGTAG
- a CDS encoding helix-turn-helix transcriptional regulator, which translates to MRTEPDTAEPTVGRDAELARVFRAVGPYPYPGSGSHPTSYSHPHSYAVSAEPVLMVVGDVGTGKSALLEQAVRRAEAGGARVLRAEGSESESSLAFSALHALLRPVAAETDGLPERQRAALRDAFGEGTAASVPDPMLVGVAVLNLLSGLGDQHLPGMDAHQPVLVVLDDAHWCDRASLDALSFAAGRLESEPVTMLIGARTGARLPGFDRHVPTLTLGPLDNVAANQLLDLQPRSPTGHIRSLILDQAGGNPLALVELTRTATARGTAAGSPSVGPLPLTDHLERVFAARLDGLPDSTTRALLLLAAMDSADSAIAVSVGLPRAEDAVWLPAGEVGLVVRTGGDIRFRHPLVRSAVYHAASPIARREAHLALAEMLRDAPDRRAWHLAAACPQPDAAVSSELERTAGRARRRGGHAAAALALRRASELAPRREDSARLLVEAAASAVFTGDIAWVEELAAEVRARTDDATLLASAAVQAGRLAVLTVRHSVVFARLADAAERLAPSLPAAGLDLLAGAAVVRFYSGEETQHHRIEDILRRFPAGSHRASSYTWVRAVSDPFDNREHIVARLPEWVAEAADRPERLTAVGIMAWLLDETPQAVRAFDVAFDRWESQGALPEGLGGAISWAYVERGLWERAREACARTTAVGRAVGLDHAVACAATVDAAVLAFQGDAASARTRAEEALLLIDPLESRSVAVYARRALGAAATAAGDHETAYGQLRKVFTAEGAPVHYHASYPALADLAAAAVRCDRREEAASIVERSAAALGENVSPRLRALIDRARGLLAHPEDEDAEPHFRAALADPVLEYWPFERAQTLLDLGEWLRRRRRIAAARGPLTEALEVFRRLGARPWIERAGAESRAAGLDVTEAAPDALAELSPQQRQIVRLTARGLTNREIGERLFLSPRTVGSHLYRSFPKLGVTARSQLRDLIEGSPATAAHQEQGLVRRGDPPGAGHSSGGTRAGA; encoded by the coding sequence ATGAGAACGGAGCCGGATACGGCGGAGCCGACCGTCGGCCGCGACGCGGAGTTGGCACGCGTCTTTCGTGCGGTGGGCCCGTACCCGTACCCCGGATCGGGATCGCACCCGACCTCCTACTCGCATCCGCACTCGTACGCGGTGTCCGCCGAGCCCGTGCTGATGGTGGTCGGTGATGTGGGTACCGGCAAGAGCGCGCTCCTTGAGCAGGCGGTGCGCCGGGCCGAAGCGGGCGGTGCTCGCGTACTGCGCGCCGAGGGGAGCGAGTCGGAGTCGAGCCTGGCTTTCTCCGCACTGCACGCATTGCTGCGGCCGGTGGCGGCCGAGACGGACGGACTGCCTGAGAGGCAGCGCGCCGCGTTGCGGGACGCCTTCGGCGAGGGGACGGCCGCGTCGGTGCCCGATCCCATGCTGGTCGGGGTCGCCGTCCTGAACCTGTTGTCAGGCCTGGGCGACCAGCACTTGCCAGGCATGGACGCTCACCAGCCGGTGCTCGTGGTGCTGGACGACGCGCACTGGTGCGACCGTGCCTCCCTGGACGCGCTGTCCTTCGCGGCCGGACGGCTGGAGAGTGAACCGGTCACCATGCTGATCGGGGCCCGTACCGGCGCTCGCCTTCCCGGGTTCGACCGTCATGTGCCGACGCTCACGCTGGGACCGCTCGACAACGTCGCGGCCAATCAGCTGCTCGACCTACAGCCTCGGAGCCCCACCGGCCACATCAGGTCGCTGATCCTCGACCAGGCGGGCGGCAACCCGCTCGCACTGGTGGAACTCACGAGGACCGCCACAGCGCGGGGCACGGCCGCGGGATCGCCGTCCGTGGGCCCGCTTCCGCTCACAGATCACCTGGAGCGGGTCTTCGCCGCACGCCTGGACGGCCTCCCCGACTCCACCACGCGGGCGTTGCTTCTCCTGGCCGCCATGGACAGCGCCGACTCGGCCATCGCCGTCTCGGTGGGGCTGCCGCGCGCCGAGGACGCGGTCTGGCTGCCCGCAGGTGAGGTGGGGCTGGTAGTGCGGACCGGTGGGGACATCCGGTTCCGCCATCCACTGGTCCGGTCCGCCGTGTATCACGCCGCCTCTCCCATCGCCCGGCGCGAGGCACATCTCGCGCTCGCCGAGATGCTGCGCGACGCACCCGATCGGCGTGCCTGGCATCTTGCCGCCGCCTGCCCACAGCCGGACGCGGCCGTCTCCTCGGAGCTGGAGCGGACCGCGGGGCGGGCCCGCCGCCGCGGCGGTCACGCGGCGGCGGCCCTGGCCCTGCGCCGCGCCTCGGAACTCGCACCGCGGCGCGAGGACAGTGCGCGGTTGCTGGTCGAAGCCGCCGCGTCGGCCGTGTTCACCGGAGACATCGCCTGGGTGGAGGAGTTGGCCGCCGAGGTACGCGCGCGCACGGACGACGCGACCCTGCTGGCCTCCGCCGCCGTGCAGGCCGGACGGCTGGCGGTCCTGACCGTGCGCCACAGCGTGGTCTTCGCCCGGCTGGCCGACGCGGCCGAGCGGTTGGCGCCCTCCCTGCCCGCCGCCGGGCTCGACCTCTTGGCCGGCGCCGCCGTGGTCCGCTTCTACTCGGGGGAAGAGACCCAGCACCACCGTATCGAGGACATCCTGCGACGCTTTCCCGCAGGCTCCCACCGCGCGAGCTCGTACACCTGGGTGCGGGCCGTGTCCGACCCCTTCGACAACCGGGAGCACATCGTGGCCCGGCTACCGGAGTGGGTCGCCGAGGCGGCAGACCGGCCGGAGCGGCTCACCGCCGTCGGGATCATGGCGTGGCTCCTGGACGAGACACCGCAGGCCGTCCGCGCCTTTGACGTGGCCTTCGACCGCTGGGAGTCGCAGGGTGCGCTGCCCGAGGGTCTTGGCGGGGCCATCTCCTGGGCCTACGTGGAGCGAGGGCTGTGGGAACGGGCCCGCGAGGCCTGCGCCCGCACCACGGCGGTCGGCCGGGCGGTCGGCCTCGACCACGCCGTGGCCTGCGCGGCCACCGTGGACGCCGCCGTACTCGCCTTCCAGGGCGACGCCGCGTCGGCGCGGACCCGGGCCGAGGAGGCACTCCTGTTGATCGATCCGCTGGAGAGCCGGTCGGTCGCCGTCTACGCCCGTCGTGCGCTGGGTGCGGCGGCAACGGCGGCAGGCGACCACGAGACCGCGTACGGCCAACTCCGCAAGGTCTTCACGGCGGAAGGCGCGCCCGTGCACTACCACGCCTCCTACCCGGCTCTCGCGGATCTGGCCGCCGCCGCTGTGCGCTGCGACCGCCGTGAGGAGGCAGCCTCTATCGTCGAGCGCTCGGCGGCCGCGCTCGGGGAGAACGTCTCCCCTCGGCTGCGTGCGCTGATCGACCGTGCCCGTGGCCTGCTCGCGCACCCCGAGGACGAGGACGCCGAGCCGCACTTCAGGGCGGCCCTGGCCGATCCGGTACTGGAGTACTGGCCCTTCGAACGCGCGCAGACCCTGCTCGACCTCGGCGAGTGGCTACGGCGCCGTCGGCGTATCGCGGCGGCACGAGGGCCACTCACCGAGGCCCTGGAGGTCTTCCGCCGACTGGGCGCGCGACCGTGGATCGAACGTGCCGGAGCCGAATCGCGCGCCGCCGGCCTCGACGTCACCGAGGCGGCCCCCGACGCGCTCGCCGAGCTCTCCCCGCAACAGCGGCAGATCGTCCGGCTCACCGCCCGCGGGCTGACCAACCGTGAGATCGGCGAGAGGCTCTTCCTCTCGCCCCGCACGGTCGGTTCGCACCTGTACCGCAGCTTCCCCAAGCTGGGTGTCACCGCCCGCTCCCAGTTGCGCGACCTCATCGAGGGGTCCCCCGCGACGGCGGCCCACCAGGAGCAGGGGCTTGTCCGACGCGGCGACCCACCAGGAGCAGGACATTCCAGTGGGGGCACGCGTGCCGGGGCATGA
- a CDS encoding MBL fold metallo-hydrolase, whose product MDQIELGNISITRVWEYFGSVEMTPDTFFPDSPKEVWDEAAPWLAPHFVDHETNVVNSAIQTWLLRSEGRTILVDTGVGNHKDRPYSPVWNRLETGFLANLARAGVTPEDVDIVINTHLHVDHVGWNTYLDGRRWVPTFPRATYLMPKDDFDFWNPENDHKPLLGRGNQNVFEDSVAPVHQAGRTLLWENSHRIDAGLRLDAAPGHTPGSSVLTLTSGTDRAVFVGDMLHNPVQIIQPDANSCFCEDPAGARATRRKVLGWAADNNALVIPAHLGGHGAAEVVREGDRFAIKGWAPFTPYTEQA is encoded by the coding sequence ATGGACCAAATCGAGCTGGGCAACATATCCATCACACGGGTATGGGAATACTTCGGGTCCGTCGAAATGACGCCCGACACCTTCTTCCCCGACAGCCCGAAGGAAGTGTGGGACGAAGCCGCGCCCTGGCTGGCCCCGCATTTTGTGGACCACGAGACGAACGTCGTGAATTCCGCGATCCAGACCTGGCTGCTGCGCAGCGAAGGCAGGACCATCCTCGTGGACACCGGCGTGGGCAACCACAAGGACCGCCCGTACTCGCCGGTCTGGAACCGCCTCGAAACAGGCTTCCTGGCCAATCTCGCCCGCGCCGGAGTCACGCCGGAAGACGTGGACATCGTGATCAACACACATCTCCACGTCGACCACGTCGGCTGGAACACGTACCTGGACGGTCGGCGGTGGGTACCCACCTTCCCCCGTGCCACTTATCTGATGCCGAAGGACGACTTCGACTTCTGGAATCCCGAGAACGACCACAAACCGCTGCTCGGCCGAGGTAACCAGAATGTCTTCGAGGACAGCGTGGCCCCGGTGCACCAGGCCGGCCGGACGCTGCTGTGGGAGAACAGCCACCGCATCGATGCCGGCCTCCGCCTGGACGCGGCTCCCGGACACACCCCGGGCTCCTCCGTACTGACTCTCACCTCGGGGACGGACCGCGCGGTATTCGTCGGCGACATGCTGCACAACCCCGTACAGATCATCCAGCCCGACGCGAACAGCTGCTTCTGCGAGGACCCCGCGGGCGCCCGTGCCACCCGTCGCAAGGTGCTGGGCTGGGCGGCCGACAACAACGCACTCGTGATCCCCGCGCACTTGGGTGGCCACGGCGCAGCCGAGGTGGTACGCGAAGGGGACAGGTTCGCCATCAAGGGCTGGGCCCCCTTCACCCCGTACACCGAGCAGGCTTGA
- a CDS encoding carboxylesterase/lipase family protein: MNHDHDHDHDQDPEHEHEHEHEHEHEHEHEPVVTTSKGAVRGLRQGDTAAFLNIPYAAPPRGAGRFEPPRPHEPWDGVRDATVPGPNAPQSARKLGSVDLSPYFGTGWIRGEDYLTVNVWAPAAVLAAAAPGPAAPVGVGVGDGDGVGDGVGDGDGDGDGDGGGGGGGVGLPVMVFVHGGGFVAGSSRSALYDGSTFARDGVVLVTLNYRLGIAGFLDIPGAPANRGLLDVVAALRWVRENIPAFGGDPHNVTLFGQSAGATIVGGVLAAPEATGLFRRAIVQSGSGLGAFTGEQAARVTRAAAEALGIEPGLDAFADISDDHLVETATHLSGLDLRTESHRDPLIGLSPFSLVLDRQPADVVAAGRDNTVDLLIGTNTEEGNLYLVPVGKYATSTEEDIEDTAARSHPNPARVVETYRKTRPRATLGELRSTIMGDALFGAGSWALADAHATHHEHGTHHEHGTYVYEFAWRSHALDGELGATHAVELPFVFDVAHFPQLHGPTALLGPDTPPTDLAARTHETWIRFARTGNPGWDPYDEERRATMRIAAEWTQVDDPRGEEREAWR; this comes from the coding sequence ATGAACCACGACCACGACCACGACCACGACCAAGACCCCGAGCACGAGCACGAGCACGAGCACGAGCACGAGCACGAGCACGAGCACGAGCCTGTCGTGACCACGTCGAAGGGAGCCGTCCGAGGCCTCCGCCAGGGCGACACCGCCGCTTTTCTCAACATCCCCTACGCCGCCCCGCCCCGTGGCGCCGGTCGGTTCGAGCCCCCGCGACCGCACGAACCGTGGGACGGAGTACGGGACGCCACCGTGCCGGGACCCAACGCGCCGCAGTCAGCACGCAAGCTCGGCAGCGTCGACCTCTCCCCCTACTTCGGCACCGGCTGGATTCGCGGCGAGGACTACCTCACCGTCAACGTCTGGGCGCCCGCGGCCGTACTCGCGGCCGCAGCTCCAGGGCCGGCCGCACCCGTCGGCGTCGGCGTCGGCGATGGTGATGGCGTCGGTGATGGCGTCGGTGACGGTGACGGTGACGGTGACGGTGACGGAGGTGGAGGTGGAGGCGGCGTCGGCCTGCCCGTCATGGTCTTCGTCCACGGCGGGGGATTCGTCGCGGGATCGTCGCGGTCCGCGCTGTACGACGGCTCCACGTTCGCACGCGACGGCGTCGTCCTTGTCACCCTCAACTACCGTCTCGGCATCGCCGGATTCCTGGACATCCCCGGCGCGCCCGCCAACCGAGGGCTGCTCGACGTCGTCGCCGCGCTGCGCTGGGTACGGGAGAACATCCCAGCCTTCGGCGGCGACCCGCACAACGTCACCCTCTTCGGCCAGTCGGCGGGTGCGACCATCGTCGGCGGAGTCCTCGCCGCGCCGGAGGCCACGGGCCTCTTTCGTCGGGCGATCGTCCAGAGCGGCAGCGGCCTGGGGGCGTTCACCGGAGAGCAGGCCGCCCGCGTCACCAGGGCGGCGGCCGAGGCCCTGGGTATCGAGCCCGGACTCGACGCTTTCGCGGACATCTCCGACGACCACTTGGTCGAGACGGCCACGCACCTCTCCGGCCTCGACCTGCGGACCGAGAGCCACCGCGATCCGCTGATCGGACTCAGCCCCTTCAGCCTGGTCCTCGACAGGCAGCCCGCGGACGTAGTCGCGGCAGGACGGGATAACACCGTCGACCTGCTCATCGGGACCAACACCGAGGAGGGAAACCTCTACTTGGTCCCGGTGGGAAAGTACGCCACCTCAACAGAGGAGGACATCGAGGACACGGCGGCACGCTCGCACCCGAATCCGGCGCGAGTGGTCGAGACGTACCGAAAGACACGCCCCCGGGCGACCTTGGGCGAGTTGCGCTCCACCATCATGGGAGACGCACTGTTCGGCGCGGGCAGCTGGGCCCTGGCCGACGCACACGCCACCCACCACGAACATGGCACCCACCACGAACATGGCACCTACGTCTACGAGTTCGCCTGGCGCTCCCACGCCTTGGACGGAGAGCTGGGCGCCACCCACGCGGTCGAGCTGCCCTTCGTCTTCGACGTCGCCCACTTCCCGCAGCTGCACGGCCCCACAGCCCTGCTCGGCCCTGACACACCTCCCACGGATCTCGCCGCCCGCACGCACGAGACGTGGATCCGGTTCGCCCGCACAGGTAACCCCGGCTGGGACCCGTACGACGAGGAGCGCAGGGCCACGATGCGCATCGCGGCCGAGTGGACGCAGGTCGACGACCCTCGCGGCGAGGAACGAGAGGCCTGGCGCTGA
- a CDS encoding endo-beta-N-acetylglucosaminidase H, which yields MFTSVRSRLRAAALALSAVAALGLGATTTTGAAAAPALAKEGPTSVAYVEVNNNSMLNVGKYSLANGGGNVFDVAVIFAANINYDTSTKTAQLYFNENVQRVLDNAATQIRPLQQKGIKVVLSVLGNHQGAGFANFPSQAAASAYAKQLSDTVTKYGLDGIDFDDEYAEYGKNGTGQPNDSSFVHLVTALRANMPGKIISLYNIGPAASRLSYGGVDVSSKFDYAWNPYYGSWQVPGIALPKSKLSPAAVEIGRTSQSTAADLARRTVSGGYGVYLTYNLDGTDRSADVSAFTRELYGSEAVYTP from the coding sequence ATGTTCACCTCGGTACGGAGCAGATTGCGGGCGGCCGCGCTCGCGCTCTCGGCCGTCGCCGCCCTGGGCCTCGGCGCGACCACCACGACCGGTGCGGCAGCGGCCCCCGCACTCGCGAAAGAGGGGCCGACCTCGGTGGCGTACGTCGAGGTGAACAACAACAGCATGCTGAACGTCGGCAAGTACTCCCTCGCGAATGGCGGCGGCAATGTCTTCGACGTCGCCGTGATCTTCGCGGCGAACATCAACTACGACACGAGCACGAAGACGGCGCAGCTCTACTTCAACGAGAACGTGCAGCGTGTCCTCGACAACGCGGCCACGCAAATTCGACCGTTGCAGCAGAAGGGCATCAAGGTCGTCCTCTCGGTACTCGGCAACCACCAAGGGGCGGGGTTCGCCAACTTCCCGTCACAGGCGGCGGCGTCGGCGTACGCGAAACAACTGTCGGACACAGTGACCAAGTACGGTCTCGACGGCATCGACTTCGACGACGAGTACGCCGAGTACGGCAAGAACGGCACCGGCCAGCCCAACGACAGCTCGTTCGTACACCTGGTGACGGCGTTGCGCGCGAACATGCCGGGCAAGATAATCAGCCTCTACAACATCGGCCCGGCCGCGTCGCGTCTCTCGTACGGAGGCGTTGACGTCTCGTCCAAGTTCGACTACGCCTGGAACCCGTACTACGGCTCCTGGCAGGTCCCCGGCATCGCACTGCCCAAGTCGAAACTGTCACCGGCGGCAGTCGAAATCGGCCGAACCTCCCAGAGCACGGCCGCGGACCTCGCCCGCCGCACGGTCAGCGGCGGATACGGCGTCTACCTGACGTACAACCTCGACGGCACAGACCGCAGCGCGGACGTCTCCGCGTTCACCAGGGAGCTGTACGGCAGTGAGGCCGTTTACACGCCGTAA
- a CDS encoding HoxN/HupN/NixA family nickel/cobalt transporter, producing MNRKSLRLSAALTLTGTLTAVLTSLATTAHAHPLGNFTVNHHTGLVLRQDAIDGLIVVDRAEIATAQERPRVDRDHNGGVDPAEARSFAAESCAVLARQLHLDIAGTPVRWKTGNSTLNYRPGEAGLRTSRLSCTLSAPADLAGPADLDVRTAYDERRIGWQEMTARGQGVTLTRSTLPTTSPTDELRHYPKDPLATPLDQRSARLRAEPGNGRSDATTGTPLPGAGPLTAALGKVSTAFDALVGRRELTISAGLLALLLSLVLGASHAALPGHGKTIMAAYLAGRRGTPRDAVTVGATVTFTHTAGVLALGLALPVATSLAGETVLTWLGLISGLMVTGIGLWLLRTAVTKGADHHVHGNGHSHRHAHQHGHGHSHHHGGDYGHGDASASGSPSHPENSHGHGPRTALVAVRPAATRLLPRRRRPPTSPAAGQAGTVLAPATADPRTPAPTSHPAAAGRAHGTRMSRTGLIGMGIAGGLVPSPSALVVLLGAVALGRTAFGVLLVVGYGLGMAATLTLAGLLLVRLRDRFEAGADKYARLRAPAARLSGILPAASAGLVLLVGVLLTLRAAAGPW from the coding sequence ATGAACCGAAAGTCCCTCCGCCTCTCTGCCGCACTGACCCTCACCGGAACGCTGACCGCGGTCCTGACCAGCCTCGCCACCACCGCGCACGCGCATCCCCTGGGCAACTTCACGGTCAATCACCACACCGGGCTGGTCCTCCGACAGGACGCCATCGACGGCCTGATCGTCGTGGACCGTGCGGAGATCGCCACCGCGCAGGAACGCCCGCGAGTCGACCGCGACCACAACGGCGGGGTCGACCCGGCCGAAGCCCGCTCCTTCGCCGCCGAGAGCTGCGCTGTGCTCGCCCGGCAGTTGCACCTGGACATCGCGGGCACGCCGGTGCGCTGGAAGACCGGGAACAGCACCCTCAACTACCGCCCGGGCGAAGCTGGTCTGCGGACCAGCAGGCTGAGCTGCACCCTGAGCGCCCCCGCCGATCTCGCCGGACCGGCGGACCTCGACGTGCGCACCGCCTACGACGAACGGCGCATCGGCTGGCAGGAGATGACCGCACGCGGGCAGGGCGTCACACTCACCCGGTCGACGCTGCCCACCACCTCGCCCACCGACGAACTCCGCCACTACCCGAAGGACCCGCTGGCCACGCCCCTGGACCAGCGGTCCGCCCGACTGCGCGCCGAGCCGGGGAACGGCCGCTCCGACGCCACCACGGGTACGCCGCTGCCCGGAGCCGGCCCGCTCACCGCGGCACTCGGCAAGGTGTCCACCGCCTTCGATGCGCTAGTGGGGCGACGCGAACTCACCATCTCCGCAGGTCTCCTGGCGCTGCTGCTCTCGTTGGTGCTCGGCGCCTCGCACGCGGCGCTCCCCGGTCACGGCAAGACGATCATGGCCGCATACCTGGCAGGCCGCCGGGGCACTCCGCGAGACGCCGTCACCGTCGGTGCCACGGTCACCTTCACCCACACCGCAGGTGTCCTGGCGCTCGGACTGGCCCTGCCGGTCGCAACCTCACTGGCGGGGGAGACCGTCCTGACCTGGCTCGGCCTGATCAGCGGGCTGATGGTCACCGGGATCGGCCTGTGGCTCCTGCGCACCGCAGTGACCAAGGGCGCCGACCACCATGTGCACGGGAACGGGCACAGTCACCGGCACGCGCATCAGCACGGCCACGGGCACAGTCACCACCACGGGGGTGACTACGGGCACGGTGACGCATCCGCGTCGGGATCCCCTTCCCACCCGGAGAACAGTCACGGCCACGGCCCCCGGACGGCGCTCGTGGCCGTCCGGCCGGCTGCGACGCGCCTCCTGCCAAGGCGGCGGCGCCCGCCGACGTCACCCGCGGCCGGACAGGCAGGGACGGTCCTCGCCCCTGCCACGGCCGACCCCCGCACCCCTGCCCCCACTTCGCATCCGGCCGCGGCCGGCCGCGCACACGGGACCAGGATGTCCCGCACCGGCCTGATCGGTATGGGAATCGCCGGGGGCCTGGTCCCCAGCCCCTCCGCCCTGGTCGTCCTGCTCGGTGCGGTAGCCCTCGGACGTACCGCCTTCGGCGTGCTGCTCGTGGTCGGCTACGGCCTCGGCATGGCCGCCACACTCACCCTCGCCGGCCTGCTGCTGGTCCGGCTGCGCGACAGGTTCGAGGCAGGTGCGGACAAGTACGCTCGACTCCGCGCCCCGGCCGCCCGCCTCTCCGGGATCCTTCCCGCCGCATCCGCCGGGCTGGTACTCCTCGTCGGTGTGCTACTAACTCTGAGGGCAGCCGCAGGGCCCTGGTAG